The Amphiura filiformis chromosome 6, Afil_fr2py, whole genome shotgun sequence genome segment GCTGAGCTCAATTTCCAGGATCTATGGGCTGAGGttatattttatgaaatctaagtTAATTTTTCTTTCTAGTGCAAAAACATAAAAGTTATTTATGTCACAAACTTAAACCACAATTTATTATCAGTTTTGAAAAGAACAACAAGATATTGAGCATGAATCAGGATGTATCATGGTATGTGTTTCCCCCTCCTACCCCACAAAAAGGGATATTATTTTGCATCTATCATGCAAATTTCCGCCTTGACGTAAAAGCCACATTTGCCAACATCCACCTCATCTGGTTGTGTTGCATGCACCTATATGAGGAAGGCAACTCAGTTGTACTCTATTCTGGCCATTGACATCAAGTAATAGTGAGACTTTACATCACATGCATAATATAGTTTTAATTGCATGCTTCTTTTAAATCCAATTCAATTATGAATCTGAGAATTTACACTGGTTAAGGGCtctgatagcgacgttttcacatatattttgtgggatctgagagcacatcagacataccgaattgcattttgaatacgaggaatgtccttctgatatcaaatcatttcgGGGTTTTttattcacaatacaatgcacattttatggcaaaatgtttgaaatttaatAGTCCGTGAAGtaaattgtattatatttaaaatgaacttgGTGGTTTATTAAAGCATTGTTGTTTATAACATTGTTTCATGAAGGCCAACCAAGCATGCTAGGCCGACCTACCCTCATCGGAACATAATGCAAGTGATGATATTCACTAGAACTGATCTCGATGCCCCGATTGTGTGCGCAAGACCAAGCACGAAGCGTGTGGGGCTAGTGCTAGATGTTTATAAATCTACAGTAAAAAATTGTTACATAACATTACATAAGCAGGCAATTCAGGTTCATAATGGCTGTCAATTATGGAAGGCATAACACacaattcattcattttgtgCCAATGTGTATCATAATTATAGATCCTCTCATTCATTTTGTGCGGTATCATAATATAGATCCTATCAGCTTAAATACCTTGAACTGACCTAACACACTAGTCTGGTATAAGCATGTCTGCGCCCTGCAGCTCAAACTCCCAAACAGACTTTATAGGTATGTCTAGGGCACTTGCAATCGTGAGTACCCTGCAACCTCAAATCCATGAAACACACTTTGAGCCCGATTTGCAATCAGATTACCCAAAAGCGAGTCTTATCGCGGGATATAATCGATTTCGTGCATGTGATTAATTATCCCAGGGTTTGTGTTGGTTGTTTTCAAACTAAACTACATCGCGATCGTGCGCGTTCTGCCCGCATTCTGTTAAGGGGTCATTCACTTCATGTTGCGAGACAAGTAGCGAGTACCCAGCGAGTATAAGTAAAGTTCATTACAAGCATACTTGTTGCAATTTATTGTGTGATAGTATTTAATTGTTTGCGAATTCAAGAAGGAACTTGATTTACGCTCTTATCCATGATAATTCCCAGGAATTTGGCACTTACTTAAGACACTTGCACATCCAATGTATCAAATAGATATATTGCTCAGCAAATCAGATGTTCAGAGCTGTAGCAAGTGGGTGACCTTCCACCAATTTTTGAGTAATttgttatatatttctttataccatgatattaattttgacacaaaatctTATTTGCCACCTCTcccaatgtctttttttttttatcttactgCAGTCCTGCCGATGGCAATATTTCCAATCAACTAGTTCAATGAGAAAAAATGACCCTATCCAAATATGCACCTTCCCACATTACAtctacaatataatacaatagcaATTATGATAAATATAGTAAGTAACTTCAAATTGTCACCCCCCTTCATtacgagataataactcaaagtctatgcatcaaattttaaaattgaaatagcaaaaagaaacccaGTTTTGTTCTGCACAGACGTGCAGACTGTGCATCCATTATTTTTATTAGTTTCATTTTGCAGATTACACACCAGAGGTGGATGACTTGAATAAACAATGTGATGTCTAATATTATACTTTTTAGAAGATTGTCCATGCAACGGTTTCATCATTTGAGCCGTCCATGTATGGGGTGCTTCTGGTAATGAAATACTCATTAGTCATGAGTTTACTCAGCAAATAATAATATCATTTCAAAATTATTGCTAGGAGCCATGGGGAACTTAAAGGGACATGGCTAAGCCACAATGTTTTTACAGAGATAGAGTTGCAGAAGAGGCAATTGAAGCATCTGcatcttcttcttagcgtgtcctacccacgaaaaactaccctttttacgcgtttttattatcgcggatggtgtacaggccacaatgggagtgaccccccccggcAAAAATAAAGACCTTACTTTAGGTTTGTGACAAAATTAGAGATTTTAAATTGAAACAACTGAACAAGTTGTTTAATTCATAACAATGATTAGTCAAACTTGCTTATCGCTGAAATATCTTGCAATCATTTGAAGCATAAATGGGAATTTATTATTTGGGATATACATCTTATTCAAACTTCCATACGTGAATCTTTGAAATGTCCATAGCATCTACCTCATTAACGATCGATGCATTGATGATATAGGTACTGGACTGAAATAGCAATTGTATTTGCTTACTTCATTTGTCtaatagtgaaaactaacatttagtggaaaaataaaaatcttaTATTTTATGGAATGCTTCTCGCCACAGACCTGTGTTCTCATCAATTCCTGaaaaaattcaacaaaataaaaactaAACAGTACATACTTTAACATACTATAAAAAGCACACATGAATCTGCAGGCTTGCTTTCTACAAGGCAGGGGAAAAGATCAGATTACAACACATACTTTGTGGTATGAGCCATTATAGGTATATTATTGTTGGATAATTCAAGATTGATTTCTTAATGTGGATTTTTGTTCTGGAAGCAGAATGTTCACATCTCTGAACGTGTTTGTTCAATTCTAATGAATGGGGGTTTCTGCACCAAAATGGTAAGGTTAAAAAAATAATGTACGGTAAGTAAATTGAAactaaaattgaaattgattgtGCCTGATGACAGGGAAACTCTTTTATGCTTCATTCATCACACTTGAAGGTCTACATGGAAAGCTTATTTTAATAAAAGGCTGCTTTCTGTTTTATGTTCAAATATTGATATTTAATATATGATACCATTGATATTTTATGTATGATACCATTGATATTTATTGTATGATTCCATTGATATTTAATGTATGATACCGTTGATATTTAATGTATGATATACCTTTACAATGGCTAATTAACTTTTTCATTAATTCCCAGAATCATGTGAATATTGTGAAGTAACGATATGTACTGTCACTGTGGTAATAGTTACTGCGTATGTTGTTCTGCGAAGTAACAATGTTTCTCGTCGATACCATATTCTTGGTTAAAGTTGCAAAGGCTTTTGGGAATTACTGATACAGTCTATTATGGAGGGTCCTAAACTACTAAAAACAATAGAATTACATGGTTCGTAATTAAGGCTCCCCCTGCTATAAAGATGTGTAAAAAGCAAAGATTtgtaaatacagataatatgcaaTTGAAGTCCTAAACTACAAAACATTATAGGATCAGCCTTAGATTGTATTTATTAGTATAAAATAGCAAATAGCATTTAACATTTACATCAGGTGAGTGTCATTTCCTTCAGTAATGTTCAGGCAACAGATCACTTGTACTACTAAGTACTGAAGTACTGAGTACCCATGTCTGAGTACTGAGTACTGAAGTCCCATGATATTGCAATACACTTTGTATCGACACCATgagaacagaaaagaaagaaTGTGAATCAGGATTGTTGTTGTCTAATCCTCTAATTTTGTTGATTAGAGTATACAGAGTGACTAACATATTGAATgataaatgggatattccagtttaaatccatacacccccattgaagatatgaccttaatctccaacacagggagtgtgaatttcaaatagaatcatccattcaggtaacccatttgaaattcacaccccatgtgtggaagatgaaagccttgtcttccataggggtgtattttCAACCGAAATAGCCCAATATAAAATAAGACTACCAATAACATAATATTAGTGGAAATAACACAAGGCAGTAGTCACACCCAACTCTTCCTCCTTGCTGTACCTAGTATATGCCTCATTCATTGGCTTTCCTTAGGCTACCGAACAAAATACCATTAATAATTTAAGGATAGGTAAGATTGGAGTTGTAGCAAGTATGTCCTTGCTGGCACAACTATAGTTGTAGCAACTTCTGAATAGTGGTCACTACCGCAACAATTATCCTACCCTTAATAGCTTACTCTGAAATCCTAATCCTCAAACCTAACCTTACATCTGAAAATCATGTCATGTAAGATGACCTGGACCCAACGAAATTTCGCTAAGAAACAATAAAGCAATGAATATCATATAGTGCATCTTCTGAAGAAGAAAGAGGTACTTTAATCGATATAGATATCAAAGCCCTCTAGTATTGAGATTGCTGTACATTACTGTCAGCTGGCAGTAACTTGAAGTTGATCAGTACGTCAACAGCGTGGCTGAGGAAGAGAGCCGACCTGTTAGCTCCTGAAATGTCCCCATATTGTAAGTGTTTCAACTAAACTTGGCTTGAAGAAATATTTGATTAAGAATAAGGGATGAATATCCTACCTTGCCGAAGCAGCCATAGGTCTATGTTGTTGTGATTGCATATATCCTGGTTGGGGTTGGCCTGCCATTGGCTGCATCATGCCCCCTTGTCCTCCCTGTGGATGGCTGGCATAATGTTGGTTGTAGTTAGAAGACATCATGGCACCACTTGGTTCTTGCATTGGAGGCTGTTGCTGCATCATCTGCTGGTTGCCATAGCCACTGTAACCGCTTGACGTCTATGATATTAAGAAATGAACCAATGATTGTGGATTTTATTAAGATAATTTGGGGGTAGGAGGATAGAGTTAGCCTGGTACAGGAACACTGGTGgtgctcacggttgtttgatggcatgtaaaactgggtcatttttaagaaaagttgaacaatggtggCACTATTTATCTAAcattttgtttgcatctttacaagggtagacacttgtaaaatggtattagaacatcagcaaacagactaacaaatgacaagaaaataaaaaaaaaaacgttttatcaTGAAACGTAAAGtacaactcatattatttggctaattcaaatttaaaatatatgtaaatagcgcgctcaattttcacacaaaggtacggtttatagaataaaattaccacaaaaaagcagaaaaggatgaataatttgatataaaaaaaaaattactaccTAATATATGtgcatatacagtttattagtgtgatagtagTTGGTATTATtcaagtctagaattgaacattataatgttttgttagaaaaattaataaatgatcacatcaaacaactgtgtgcATAATGTGGTATATTCTTAGGGTGGGTAAGAGGTGATGAAATGAGTGTTGGGATCCATGAGGCAGAGCCCCTTGTTGGTGGGGAGAGGAGGAAGAACCCTTGGTGGGGACTTCTGAAGCTATTGGTTCTGTGCACTTTTCTTTGGGCTGTCAAAAGCTATCTTTAACAACAAAAATTACTAACACtagtaaacggttccaaaaaaataagGCCCCGCAGACATTTTGGTGTAATCCACAAAAAACTTGaacaattctcttgttttaatatTTGGAATATAGACTggttagttatgcatcaagtgagtaGGTTTTTGTTGCTATGTTTTaccatcttcactgagaaatacagccatttatgaaattttcggccaaaaaaagttgcacttttctacataggctttttctACACACAACCCTGGAATCCTCGACAACTAATCAGTAATAAACATGTGGGTCTTCAGTAATGATTGGAATGAAGTTACTGTAGTAAACTCTACAACTGACTACTCAAGTAACcactaaaaaaataaacaaaatgaggTCTTTGCACACCTGTTGACAACTTGTATGTAAATCAATAATCTCCCTGGGTTGGCAGGGGATaaagtataaagaaaaatgaGCTTTAAATAGATACTagttatgaataaaatatgatcTTAAATGTCTTATATTTCCTTTCAATATTTCATATGAATTAAGCCATTAGTATCTGACATCCCTACTTACACTGTGGCAACAAGCATCATCAATAGACTCTACATCCTGGATCTACACCATTACTTCCATTTCCCCATCAAAATAGggacttttaaaaatattttttcgtaTAATTCATGTTACATAGTGGAaatgaaatatgttttgtttgcTACAGTAGTACTAAACACCAACAGAGCTGTCTCAGCATATTAATAGGGAGTTAAAGATCATATACATGAGTGGGAAAAACTCAAGTAGTTTCTCACAAGCTTAGAATGGGAATCCAGATCATGAAGGTGATGGCATGAAATGAAATCAGACCATTTTCCTGTAACTGATAAATGACGAGGTCCATTATACATAATAAGCGATACCATTCCTACAATGCAAACAGCAACTATTGCTTGTTTATGCACATTAAGATGTTCTTGCACTCAAACAACAGCCCTCTTAATAAAACCCCTTAAATAGCTACGTACTGGAGGTTGTCCACCAGGCTGCATGTGATTCATTGGTGGTCCTTCCTGTTGTCTTGGGTTATAACCACCTTGAAACATTCCTGGATTACCGCCTTCCATATTGGCTGTACGCTGTCTCAGGTGCTCCTTTATTAACCGTTTTTGCATCAATTGGTACTGGAATGACaaagaataaaatgaaaagaacatAATGGTAAGTAAATTATCATGTGTATGGTGGATTGATTAATAAATCACAAGTCAAAAGCATAGAATGTACAAAACAAATGAAACAAAGCAATACAAAATTGGTTGACCATTGTTGAAAAGgaaattgcttttttttaatacaacaaaataaataagtgAGCTCCGGCAAACCGACTTATGTGGCAGTCTTTAGGCAACAATAGTGAGACTGAGATACAGACACAAATATGGggcaaataaaaacaaaagatacGAAATTGGAATGAAAAAAGCTTTTAACTTTGCCTCCAAGTATGCTAAATAATACACATGGTTGCTGGGCATGTTGGTCATGATAACTCAATTTTCTAAATGACCTcctttggcctgattggatcagattgtgtcatataTAACAAATTGAGTGAAAAAATATCACAACCGCAAGGGATTTCACCCAGGCActcaataaaaaataattaggAAAGAGACTGGCGAAATGAAAAGTCCTTCTACCTAGGATTATTGGGATTTATATTGAATCTTCAAGCAAAATATAGATATGTCTGGCGACTCTGATATTATTATAAAAAACCGCTATCTGTAAATACGACTATATATCACTATACTTTAgtacacctcaagtttggtagtgaagaTAATACTCTTTGGATGTATGAATGTAAGCTCTGTGCAGTTAACTTTATGGGCACAATTCCATACTGTGACCAGCAAAAATACACACCTACATCACTATATTGAAGGCGATCtataaacaaaagaaaactataaggttaaaattgacatatttatTTCCTGTTGCAGGTGTTTCAAAACAAGATGCCTGCTACATTAGGCACA includes the following:
- the LOC140154757 gene encoding uncharacterized protein, whose amino-acid sequence is MEKNQTRQVYMDQQPCSLQAKGNQLCMAKIYQLMQKRLIKEHLRQRTANMEGGNPGMFQGGYNPRQQEGPPMNHMQPGGQPPTSSGYSGYGNQQMMQQQPPMQEPSGAMMSSNYNQHYASHPQGGQGGMMQPMAGQPQPGYMQSQQHRPMAASAR